In Candidatus Methylomirabilis tolerans, a single window of DNA contains:
- a CDS encoding Gfo/Idh/MocA family oxidoreductase: MIRVGIVGCGRMGENHCRIVRELNGVSIVGVVDPNPDRARAIAANYSIEQAASRLEELLERTRVDAVHILTPPTTHAPLACTALHAGCHVLVEKPMALTAKEAEQMLDAATQHDRILTVGHNHLFEPVVREAHARVVAGRLGRLVGLDVFHGCLPGSPPWVADLPSGPWINDMSHPLYLSQLFLGEPLAIRAVGHPHASRQKVREVRVATQHAEGVSTLTLSTDTAPFQHRLTLFGTERTLEVDLINEILVETRPFSGHRWLRKGRAVLDVSTQLLLGAGRNACQVLTGRARGWPGLRSLIQAFYAAIETGGPSPVPPIQGVRVVTHLEEISRQLLIMPDTARPGAKPAHDAGK, encoded by the coding sequence ATGATCAGAGTGGGGATCGTCGGCTGTGGGCGGATGGGGGAGAACCACTGCCGCATTGTGAGGGAACTGAATGGGGTCTCTATCGTAGGGGTGGTCGATCCCAATCCTGACAGGGCGAGAGCCATCGCAGCAAACTATTCCATCGAGCAGGCGGCTTCACGTCTGGAGGAATTGCTGGAGCGCACCCGGGTCGATGCCGTGCATATCCTCACCCCGCCGACTACTCATGCCCCCTTAGCCTGTACAGCCCTCCATGCGGGCTGTCACGTGCTTGTCGAAAAGCCGATGGCCCTCACAGCCAAGGAGGCGGAGCAGATGCTCGACGCGGCTACACAGCATGACCGCATTCTGACCGTCGGTCATAATCACCTCTTCGAGCCTGTTGTCCGCGAAGCCCATGCTCGTGTTGTTGCAGGCCGCCTGGGCCGACTCGTTGGTCTTGATGTCTTTCATGGGTGCCTTCCAGGCTCGCCCCCCTGGGTCGCTGATCTGCCGTCCGGACCGTGGATCAACGACATGTCCCATCCGCTGTACCTTTCACAGCTCTTTCTGGGAGAGCCCCTGGCCATCCGGGCGGTGGGTCATCCCCACGCCAGCCGCCAGAAGGTGAGGGAGGTCCGTGTCGCGACGCAACACGCCGAGGGGGTCAGTACGCTTACTCTCTCTACCGATACCGCCCCTTTCCAACACCGGCTCACCCTCTTCGGCACGGAGCGCACCCTCGAGGTTGATCTGATAAACGAAATACTCGTTGAGACCCGGCCGTTTAGCGGTCATCGCTGGCTCAGGAAGGGGCGCGCAGTCCTGGACGTCAGCACCCAGCTCCTGCTTGGCGCCGGACGGAATGCGTGTCAGGTCCTGACAGGCCGCGCGCGAGGATGGCCTGGACTGCGTTCGCTGATCCAGGCCTTTTACGCGGCTATCGAGACGGGTGGTCCTTCCCCCGTCCCCCCGATACAGGGAGTTCGCGTCGTCACGCATTTGGAAGAGATCAGCCGTCAGCTTCTGATAATGCCGGATACCGCCCGGCCAGGGGCGAAACCAGCGCATGATGCTGGGAAATAG
- a CDS encoding DegT/DnrJ/EryC1/StrS family aminotransferase produces MKEPIVFGAPYLDDDMIAEVVACLRSGWWQAGPRVERLEAEVKRRTGAKHCVAVSSATAGIHLVLMALKIDQSTERVDEVVTSPICWASVPGAIELAGAQPVFADVDPRTGNLDPHAVAGAITPHTRAILPVHLAGRTCDMDAIMEIAQRHSIPVVEDASHAFGASWKGRATGTFGVAGVFSFNRAKNIAAAEGGAVITNDEHLASAVRLLAHGGVSRGSWERFSFARDYEVVSAGLNCKMPDLAAAMLLPQLARFEEFQTKRATLWTLYDSMLRHLPISQPPRWGERSVHAMHLYQVRLPAAIDRDQVRARMWEGGIGTGIHYRPLHQEPYYGNSLGSSLPGAEEFGRTTLSLPFSVRVTEADVLAVSQALEEALS; encoded by the coding sequence ATGAAAGAGCCGATTGTCTTCGGCGCTCCATACCTGGATGACGACATGATCGCAGAGGTCGTGGCGTGTCTTCGATCGGGGTGGTGGCAGGCCGGACCGCGCGTCGAACGCCTCGAGGCCGAGGTCAAGCGGCGCACCGGCGCAAAGCACTGTGTGGCCGTCTCGTCGGCAACGGCCGGCATTCACCTGGTGCTCATGGCGCTCAAGATCGATCAGTCGACAGAGCGGGTCGATGAGGTAGTCACGAGTCCGATCTGTTGGGCCTCCGTCCCTGGGGCGATCGAGCTGGCCGGAGCTCAACCTGTTTTCGCTGATGTTGATCCCCGTACGGGGAACCTCGATCCTCATGCGGTCGCCGGGGCCATCACCCCGCACACGCGAGCGATCCTCCCCGTGCATCTCGCCGGTCGGACCTGCGACATGGACGCGATCATGGAGATCGCCCAGCGTCACAGCATTCCCGTCGTGGAGGATGCCTCGCACGCATTCGGAGCATCGTGGAAGGGTAGAGCGACCGGAACGTTCGGGGTCGCCGGTGTCTTCAGCTTCAACCGTGCAAAAAACATCGCAGCGGCGGAGGGAGGCGCAGTCATCACGAACGACGAACACCTCGCTTCGGCGGTGCGTCTTCTCGCGCATGGCGGGGTGAGCCGCGGCTCCTGGGAACGGTTCTCCTTTGCGCGCGATTACGAGGTTGTCTCTGCGGGGCTTAACTGCAAGATGCCCGACCTCGCGGCGGCGATGCTCCTCCCACAGCTTGCAAGGTTCGAGGAGTTCCAGACGAAGCGGGCGACCCTCTGGACCCTCTACGATTCCATGTTGCGCCATCTTCCCATCTCGCAACCGCCTCGATGGGGTGAGCGATCCGTGCACGCAATGCACCTCTACCAGGTTCGTCTCCCTGCCGCCATAGACCGCGACCAGGTGCGCGCGAGAATGTGGGAGGGCGGCATCGGAACGGGCATACACTACCGGCCGCTTCATCAGGAGCCATATTACGGGAATTCGCTCGGTTCTTCTCTACCCGGGGCGGAGGAGTTCGGCCGGACCACCTTGTCGCTTCCGTTCTCCGTGCGGGTTACTGAGGCCGATGTGCTGGCAGTCTCTCAGGCACTCGAAGAGGCGCTCAGTTGA
- a CDS encoding glycosyltransferase, protein MNVAVIIPLWNGSAWIGQCLDSVLAQTLRPREVVVVDDESSDGSPDIVRGYPGVLLLKNPNKGSSGARNFGLAHTSAPLVAFLDQDDLWHETHLKLLCEVLWRVPDLPAAAASTSPFCDGERPRFNVTHTAAEPLDPWASYPFHGSLGLPTPSAVLMRRAALHEVGDWDSTYLGAVDYYLWLRLSEKRPLMRLAATTVGYRQYAASQKNRLRLSDGLGYFHRKTRASADALEHRLPWVSSQAERAILQRRRDAALGVYSLAEAFVVCDQAGVIQAARRMETLLANESAVFRQRAFRTLAWFLGPSADAADESKGRTTLLNDLYQVWPPDAAHTRGTLRELLGLQKVHLFSVVTPLFLESSWPQRSAMLLRAFRRKIRALTNPPKAPFQ, encoded by the coding sequence ATGAACGTTGCTGTCATTATCCCGCTCTGGAACGGATCTGCGTGGATCGGCCAGTGCCTTGACTCGGTCCTGGCTCAAACGCTTCGTCCCCGCGAGGTCGTTGTAGTCGACGACGAGTCCTCCGACGGGTCGCCTGATATCGTCCGGGGCTATCCAGGGGTTCTGCTTCTTAAAAACCCAAACAAGGGCAGCTCCGGTGCCAGGAACTTCGGCCTCGCCCATACGAGCGCCCCGCTCGTTGCCTTCCTGGATCAAGACGATCTGTGGCATGAGACTCACCTGAAGTTACTGTGCGAGGTCCTGTGGCGGGTACCCGACCTTCCGGCCGCCGCAGCATCCACCTCGCCCTTTTGTGACGGGGAGCGACCGCGCTTCAACGTGACACACACCGCAGCCGAGCCGCTCGATCCTTGGGCGAGCTACCCCTTTCACGGCTCACTGGGGCTGCCAACCCCTTCTGCCGTGCTCATGCGACGGGCGGCACTGCACGAAGTCGGCGACTGGGACTCGACCTACTTAGGTGCCGTCGATTACTACTTATGGCTGCGACTCTCGGAAAAACGACCTCTCATGCGGCTCGCGGCAACCACCGTCGGCTATCGCCAGTACGCCGCCTCTCAAAAAAACAGGCTTCGCTTGTCCGATGGACTCGGATACTTCCACCGAAAAACGCGGGCATCCGCTGATGCGCTTGAACATCGATTGCCCTGGGTCAGCAGCCAGGCGGAAAGGGCGATCCTCCAAAGACGACGGGATGCTGCTCTCGGCGTCTATTCGCTGGCCGAGGCTTTCGTCGTGTGTGACCAGGCGGGCGTAATTCAGGCCGCCCGTCGGATGGAAACGCTGTTGGCAAACGAGTCGGCAGTGTTTCGCCAACGCGCATTCAGAACATTAGCGTGGTTTCTAGGTCCCAGCGCCGATGCTGCCGATGAATCAAAGGGGCGCACAACGCTCCTGAACGATCTCTATCAGGTATGGCCACCAGATGCGGCGCACACTCGCGGGACGTTGCGCGAGCTCCTGGGTCTGCAAAAAGTTCACCTGTTTTCTGTCGTCACTCCCCTGTTCCTGGAATCATCCTGGCCACAAAGGTCCGCTATGCTGCTGAGGGCGTTCCGCAGAAAGATCCGAGCGTTGACAAACCCGCCGAAGGCCCCGTTTCAATGA